From Cheilinus undulatus linkage group 15, ASM1832078v1, whole genome shotgun sequence:
GCTAGCAGCTAAGGCTAAATGCcatttgtatcccacaatgctttttGACGGCctatgacaaccaatggcaggcagttctgctgctgttctgttAACAATTGGATCAAACAGGAGACAGTcagaatagctcataatggagagaaagaggcagagagtctgtgatgttaCCGTGTGTCTCTGCAGttaggaactgctttgaataacagaacaaaaacagccaaaacaaaaatgtgcaaggacttgttttgaaaaattttgaagattttttgtcacagaatatttatttatttatttttcagtttttgatgggagaacaagtttgtgccaAAGAAGTCTCAgtcattgtttactgtgtgccAAACAGTTTGTTTCCTTTGTCTTTAAAGctccataactttttaaaaattccagtgacattactgcagcacacatattcttaaagcccagggtGTCATGGAAAACCAGGATGTTcaaagcttgactgtgcaccacagggttgatattttacaagctttttaagaaaataacttcaggagagacttaatggttaaaaaaatagctgaggGCTCAGGTGGTCAACTACTTACTAAACATGCCTTATGTggtgcagtttttatttaacagaatCCATAATTAGAAACAAGAAGTAAGCTGCAGTGGTGGGCAAAGCTAAGCAGCATATATCCATTAAACCTGGAAATGCTTAACGGCACAACATTGTTGTATTTACATGGGGAGTGTGGTCAAGAGAATGTGCTGTGGATGGCAGAGAATGGTGCTCTCAAGTCCTCCACCAGGGTATACTCCATTTTACATTCATTCCTTTAATTTTGATAATAAGTAATAACAGATTTTTCAGCATTGGTGCCCAAGTCTTTTATATTGTTACTACATTTCCACACTTGTGTCCATAGCCATTAACTTTTACAGGAACTGTATTAAAGTTTAGAATTCTTGTGTTGTAACAACCCCAGTGTGATAATGCTGAAATAATTTATGAGCAAGGATTGACTGAATGGATTAAAGATGACTGTCACACTTTAAGATCTCATATGTGACCTATCAGTATGAGGGGACGAGAAAAAGACTGACCATGACGCTTTGATAACTGTTTTTGTGAATATCCAAACAAACAGCACTTTTCTTACCTTCTCCATGAATGTGTTTAACTCTGGACCAGCCTGATTAGTGCCCTTCTTAAGTTGCTTCTTCGCTTTGTTGACATCCTTCTCTACTCTCTTCCAGTCCACCTGGATGTAGCCACTATTGTTCGCTATCTGAAGAAGAAAATGCAGcaatcatttaaaactgaaaataggAAACGGGTCTAGATTCTCTTATTCAGTCTTCTTAAGAAGACTTTTTCTGTTTAGCTATCAATTAACCAGTCTATCTTTGGTTTGAAGTCTCATGTATTTTACAATAGGTCGAAAGATTTAAATAATCCCAGGCTTCAACTCCTGGACAAGAGAATCAATGTCACCTGTAAGAGCAGCAGACCTCCTCCGACTGATGTAGCTGCaacttttcccactttttgaaACAGGTATCCTGCACacctaaaatcaataaaaaaacaaagcaagaaGGTAAATGTAAGATAATTCATTCATCAAGGTACACCTGAAATTGAGCCAAAATTCATATCCACACAAATCACCACAATAATACGTGTTATAGAATCGTTAATAGCTGAATAATTGTAACAATAATGTATGGTTGTACAGAACCACTTTCCTAGTATATTAAGACAATTTTTGGCCAGATTTACCACATTTCAAGAGGAGGGAGTATCAAGCATGTTTGATAATTACAATTTTTGGTCTGACAGAATACCCACAACAACTTACAGAGAACCAGCAGGCCAGGTAGCATCACCAACCAGATGTTACTAAACCAGATATTACTATACACAACAATAACTTCATCTCAACCAGGACTTTACCCAtagtatttcattgttttgtgttttttgcaacCATAACACACACCAGGACAGCTAGCCTTGGATGTTGATCCATCCATTACCTACATCGCTTATCCCATGTTGATATATAGTTGATACATAGagacaaaccagcagtcacattTACAGTCagttagagtcaccaattaacctgcagagcatgtctttggacttcTGGAGGACGCTAGAGtccccagcttcctcccacatgcatgcacagataATGCATGCACATCGCTTTGGGTAATACAAGCAGATGTACATTGCTTTGGaaaaaagcatctgctaaatgacattgttaCATTGTAACAACGCAGAGATCCTAATCttagatgagaaaaaaatgcatctaatCAAGAAGCAGATTATAAGATAGGGCTggacatgcatttttttaatgtatgtaatagggctgtcacgatatcagattttcacttcatgATTATCGTGGGCAAAAAATATCACGATAACAATATTATCacgatatcaataaaaattaaaataataatggaacaattaatcaaatttatctttaactttatttatgttgtgttctctcttttggcagatgaattacactcacaatacctgtctaaggaggtactgcagctgctgtgtcattgCAGAGGgtcatatttcttttaaaaaagcagaaatattaatagtaatgtttttattttttctgtagcatgtgctttcaagatttttatttttaacatgatattgaaattttattggCCATAATCgtggtattaaaaataaaatcgtTTGTAAAAATTGTTTGTAAAAATAAGGTTTATGTTGAGGTTTATTTGAAAAAGTAGTGATTTATTTCAGGCTAAAGAGGCTAAGCTGTCATtactttcaaataaaatacctttctttttgaaataagctttaaataaacttaaaaaagaagTTGGATTGTGGATTTCTATGGTAATCCTGTTGATGCATCACCCCTACTTGGACTCAAGTTTCAATAAAGCCGATGTCTGTGATGACTGTGTACTAAACAGAGGCTGACCTTTATTCATGTTTTCCACGCATGGCACTATATTACAAAGAGACAGATCCGGGGTTTAATCCTCCTTACCAAAGACGAAGTCTATCACATCTATCTTACAGAAAACCtatttacatgtttgttttattccaaCCATGTCAAAGTTAACTGAGATAAAAACGGGGCACCTGAGGGCATCATAATGCATTTCTAACGGGTGTATTTACCATCCACTGACCCCCCCGATGGCTATCTGTGTGGCCACGGAGTATTTCTCTGCAACAGGTCCGGAGTTTTTCCCGAACAGACGGTTCCACCATCTCTGTCGTTTGGCGTATTCTGTGATGTCCACCACCTTGTCGTAaatctcctcctccagctctttAGCTGCATGGAAAAACAGTGGCATGGCTGAAACAGCGACATCTACAGCATTCTGGCTAGTAACAGACTCATTTCGATCTTTATCAGTGCTAAATTTTATGTTAACGAGGATTCAACACTGCAGGACGGGCTAACGATAGCTCTGCTAAGAAGAAAGTAGTTACGTTGTCAGCATGCATTCAAGTgatgttggaaaaaaatgttttcaaccATTCGTAAAATGTCTGGGATAATTAGACGATTTCGAAATCATAAATACAGAAGAAACAACTCACTAATCTCAATTCCTTAGAGAAATCGTATTAAGTTAAGTACCAGGCCACAAGCTAGTGTTAACGTTAACTTCAAAAACAGACAACAGCAgtaaatgctttatttttccCACGGGGAATTTGATCGCTACCGTTGTTTCTTACACGCAGCAAAgcggaaaaaaatatattaataaataCGGAATACAATATTAATATTTGTacagcagaaaagaaaaagcatttttatcaaGGCCAGGGTGTCTCGGGAATCAATTATAAGGCTTGTTATCTGGCTTTATGTCTAAATCATTTTCTGCTATCAAAATGGAGTGACCAATATTTGTCTTGGACGTTGAAATATAATAAATTTTAAGAGTAGTTATTGTCTAATCGTAGTCTGTTACCGACAACAACCCTAAACGACCTCCAACCTTAGGAGTTTCTAGCATCCAATGGGAGCCTAAACGCAACATTAGCATCAAGTAAAGCTAGGCGATGGAAAAGTTAGCTTAGAGCTCCGTTCAAACATACCCGGTTAAAACAGCGAGAAGGCGACGTTTTAACGACAAACGATCATAAAGTAGAGGTTTGTAAACATGTCCCGAGTGTTTCCGAAGCTTGATTCACCCCAAATTCCGCTCTAGACAGATATGTAATTACTTTAAAGGCCTCCTTACCCTTCTCGCGGTTCGCCATTTTGGAGTGTCTGTCCTCAGCTGCCTGGACGCGCAGCCTCATTTACATAATTTTGACGTTTAAAGTAAAAGAGAAAGAGACCGACTTTATTAACCCATAAACCAGGCCAGGGCCGTCCAACATAGAGAATCATCTATGAAATTACAAACATTATCAAGGTTGTAAGGACAGACAAAGCACGGCCTGAATGTTGTAATGATTAAAAAGTAGGTCTTTGACCGAGTTTACAGCAGTGGTCATCAATTGGCGGCCCGGGACCACATCAGGCCGCCCACATCTTTCCAACCGGCCCCAGGACACTATTAAATCTTGAAAACGTGCAGAGGAGAACATAGGTTGTGGTATTTCAACTGCCATTTTTGTAAACTCCCTAAAACAACTAaatcaggaatgactttatgttttGTCCCTTCATTAATCCACCCTTCAGCTGACACTAACAGAGCATATTAAATACATACTCCATTCTTGAGTGAAGTTATTGTTTATTGTGTCAACTTCTGGCTTCTGGTGTTCTTGGGAGTGTGAGCTTCCCGCTTGGGTTTTTTAACTAATCGCTACCGAGCATAATAGCATCAAACCCAGAGATGGACAGTATGACAGCCCTAGAAATGTTCGGCTTGAATATCTCAATCACCCTCctgtggctggctgcagaaaagggactgatctcactttTAGGAcctaaaaatgatttaaatttgAAAGACAATATAtatctttaaacagaaatatatcaaTTAGACCACCCTTTTTTATTATGTAAACGTAATCTATTTGAGAGTTTGGCACTAAAGTGCCCATCAAGGAAAAAaactggcccttgtacaaatgcgAGGATTTCTGGTTTACAGGAAGTTGCTTAGCTAGGCTAATTTTATCCATAATGATGAGCATAAGAGAAAAGTGCTGTTAGATTCAATAAACCAACCTTATTAATGTAGAAACATTGACATACTTAGAGAAAGAATATGTCATTTGTCTTAACCTGTTATggtttgaaaatgaaagagccTCGCCTTATCTTTTATTATGATTCAATAAAAACCCTTAGTCAAGATGTTTGATGTCACTATGTACTTAGGCAAGAACTTGTGGCGAAAAATTGGTTGGCTAGTAGTGTAAATATTTACTGAATGACTTACAAACAGGGAGTGACTTTATCACCTGCCAACACgccaaatgcaggtggatttcaACTGTGGTGGTACCACATCAGCTCCAACTAGCCCCTTTGGCAGGTTgaatttatcactgacacaccCTGTGTTCACTCTAACTGTACTTGGCTGTTACCGCAACCAATGTGATTGGATGCTTATTGCACAGCAGTCAACTTGGGGGCGCTGTTTCTCAAATGCCTGCAGTGTGGTTCAGTCTGTGCAGGTGCCTGTCTGTGTTTTGATGCACTGACtgtattctgtgtttttacagacTAGAGCAGCACTGCTACCTAGTGTTGAGACTAAGAAGAAGAACATAGGCAAGTGTAAGCACCCTTTTCATAAACTATATATCATTCTGTTATTAGAATTTGCTGAGGGCCGATCAGACTGGACCATGGGCCACAAGTGTCACATGGTCTGTGGTTCTGACAGCAGTGGTTAGTCTGTCAAAACGTTTGATTGTTTAAACGCACAGTAGGCAAAATTCTACCACCAgtgggctctcaatcaaaacaatatcaCAGTAAGACAAGGACagaccaagcggcaacctccagtcttgaaaaatgaagccaatgcagaagtgcaaaaaactgcaataccaagagtgtccacttgaagctGGCTACAGGAACACCAGAGGTGccatctgaacacctgttaaactgttggtttttacactagaaattaactggtttacagcctggttcaataGCCAattgtgtctcattagctaatgttttcatgtgctCTAACTGTATGGggattaatttttttgtaccacagtggtttagattatatttaggaaaaacctcaccgcggactgattggtgcgtcgcatttgattgacagatagctagacaggcagaggctatgtttctgtcacccagaatgctagctagctagctgacctGAAGTTGAGCTTTGTGGGCAGGCCGTTatgttgatccaaagttcagctgagacagcgatttcaatatggaagccaccgCGGATTGgtttcaaaagctgtttgagcccgcctattgtaagcagatggctgacgtcacacagggtttgtccaattctttctacagtctatgattcAGACCAGCGCTGACCAGCTCCGTTTTTTACTTCTTGTTATgaactgaggactctgttcaataaaaacataacctCATAACATGTATTaactaaacagaaaacagctgctttgttttttcataaagTTCTCGTGATGAAGGAGAAATGCACTTCTGCAATCACCCTGGAATCATTCACAGGATGCACATGTGCTCTAgcgttaaccttgcaaagcagatggatacaccctttttcgtgtttctcactggcaaatccttcttgcaaagctcccatctgaaccatttaggcccagttagaaagtgacaggaccaatcagcgacgaggggcagtactttcaggtgtggcggagttgtgacgtaagcgagcagcaacaagaggccggtgcaaataTGGTTGGAGAcattagcctggatgctgctaaagtgccagttttatcagaacttgatgacatttctctgttaaaagatacaaagaacagcagtgagttgttttcttttcaaaaacgacagaagccgtgtactgacatgtcgaCAGTTGCCATgattcgcgttatgcagctctaatagagtttactccttcggtaggggcgcagcttggtagcggctacatcacatgttttgttgctttgattggcccataaagatgtgagggacagaacgttcatccaatcaccctccatttttttttttttttttttcaaaggttctgccctttcccaaacgctgtgtctAAGTggtttgccagatggatgtgtgaaacaaatccatctggcatacCAGGTTACCTTAGCATCACTTCCAGCAGATATCCTGGGACCACTGTCAGTGTGAACGTGGACTTTTATGTGCATTCTTCTTCATTATGATAAATgtataaatggaaaaaagcatCAGCtttttgtgtagtaaatatCCCTTATGAGGGGTATTGAACAGTGTcctaaattcagaaaaaaaaattgaagtaGTGAGAAAGAGGCTGTGGAGGTGGACGGCACTGAGCCGTACTGATCTCAACTAGCTGGAAATGCTGAGCGTGGGTACGGTTCCAtaaacctgacatgccaggtaGACTATTTCATTTAATTCCACttcatggatatatttcatatatttacATCCAAGCAAATAGTTACCACTAACAGTACAACTACTCCTGACCCCCACCCCAAAATGGTTGCAAACTCAAACTGgggcaggtcagcagaagagctcAAAACAACTTTTCCATCATaaaaatttattattttaagaaatGTGTCCAAGTTATACTAAAACTGCCACTTTATCCAAGCTCACCACTACACTAAGCTgtctttaaatctgtttttaaatattggaGAAATTGTaaaacttaattaaaaaaaaaaaaacataaggaTACTGCTTTTTTGAAATGCTAAAGATATTTTACTTCAAAATTTCTATATTTTGTATCTTTATCAATTCTTGATCCATGTTGTCAGCAATATTTCTGTAATGTTACTGATCAACAGAGTTGAACAATGCAGcttaaaaaactgataaatacCAAAACATTGtggatgtatttgtgcaatataaacAACATTTAGGAGTTTGTTTGGAATTtttggtaaataaaaacaggaaatgacccGACATTGGGTGCCTAGGAATTCTATTTCTTTTGCTGTGCTATGTAAACTGATATTAAAACTGatattaaaagctttttaatcctttttagGTTTAAAATTGTGGTCTTAAGATCCCTGTAGTAGTACTAAATTAAGTAACAACATTGTTGTTTTACAGTCTGAGTAAATAACAGCATATATTCTATAAGATatacataaatgtttaaaatgttcaaatgcactttttgtgtttatgaGATGTATATGGATTACTTTTAATTGCCatcttattttttcagttgATTTAATTGAGCTCTTTGGGGCTGTATTTAGCATGACATGTAATACAAGAACAAAGTTCTTCCTTTTCTCACAATcataattgattaaaaatggtaaaatgtgctttctatctatctatctatctatctatctatgctGTATTTTGTGCAACGTTGCAACAAACATCCTTGACAGCCGCCCCCCGTTGAGAAGTCTGACAGCCATTTCAACCTATGAGCTGCCACAAATCAGAGTTACGTAATCATAATATAAGACGAATAGCCATTCACAAGAGTCCAGGCGGGACTTGGAAACCTGTTTGGTGATTGGCTGTGGTGAGCGGAGGGCGTGCCGACGGTGGCGGCGTGCGTTTGCCTATGTGACACAATTACAACAACTTTGAGCCGATGGTTGGGGAAGTTTGCGATATAATCAAGTAACACTCCCTCCAAAAACCCAACATTACATCAACTTCATGCACAAATTGACACTGGAATACACGCTGTGTTTGGATGTACAATGAGGAGAGTGGAAGGTAACTTGAAGGGATCATTTCCTTGAGGATTTGGCAAGAATTAACGCTACGCCCCGTTTTAGTCCTGGAGAGCTGTCGTTGTTCCTGCATCCCTCCGGAGTTGCTCGGTTTCGTCGATCGTCCCGTCTTTTTCCCATGAAATCGTGCGGGGTGTCGCTCACAGCCgctgcctctgctgctgctcgGAGTCTCGGCGTTGCTGGTAATGACGAGGAGAAAATGGCGTCGGGAGCAGCGACTGAAATCGAAGAGGACTTTCCGAAGCTAACATCGCAAGAAAAAGAGAGCTTGCGTGGGCTGGACAGGTTAGATCGTCTCTTGTGGTTAGCGCTCTCACTGGCTCCCTTATTTCATGTCTATTTTTCTTCCAGGAGTTGAAAAACAACATATATGTTTGCCTCTAAGTAATACGGAACCGCCTGCGTGTTGTCTGTCCTCTACTTGCAGTTCACTGTTTGGATTTCATAGGCTTCAAGAAGATGGCGCCAGAACGAAGGCCTTGCTGTTAAAGGTATGTCACAGAATATGATCACAGCAGCCTCTCTGGGTTATCTCATCTCATGAGTGCATAACACAGCCTAAATAAGTGGTTTGGACCTCTTAACACATCTCAAACACAAACCCACAAATTCCCCAACTTTGAAGCTGAACTGGTGTTACGGTTCAAAGAGTGACCGTGTTATCTGGTGACTTGAATCCAATTGTGGCTGTCGTACTTGAAACAGAcgttaaacatttaaattaagtACATCTACCTTGCTTGTTATTGATTCACATTACTTCATGAAAGACTCACTCTGAAATATACACAAAAAATGCATCAATTTAGACACTTGCTGTCTTCAACATCTGTTGTAACTACGACAACCATAGACGCATATGACTAGAAGTCGTCACTTAACACGGTCAGTCTATACACCGTTACACTGGTTGGGGTCTGTAGAAGGACCTGGTTATTGCAGGCAACGTTTACAACCCCATGCATGCAGAATGTAAAAGTAGATTTCTGCAATGTTGAAGCAAAGATAAAGACACAGGCCTTAAACTCGCAGCTACAACGATGTGAAAAGAAACGTAGCTAAAATGAACAGCTAAAGGCAGAAATGATGCCACGGTGTGTCCTAGCATTATATCATTCATATAAACGATTGCCAACGATGGGATAATTTCTTTCAACGCAGAGGAGGTGTAGAAAAACACGGGTATTTGAATACAACTGCTACTTCTCCTTTACTGTGTAGTAAAGCTAAAGTAAATGTGACTGTTTCAACGGCAACACCTTCATACACAGTTGCCCC
This genomic window contains:
- the fundc1 gene encoding FUN14 domain-containing protein 1, with protein sequence MRLRVQAAEDRHSKMANREKAKELEEEIYDKVVDITEYAKRQRWWNRLFGKNSGPVAEKYSVATQIAIGGVSGWCAGYLFQKVGKVAATSVGGGLLLLQIANNSGYIQVDWKRVEKDVNKAKKQLKKGTNQAGPELNTFMEKTTEFVKKNIVVTSGFIGGFLLGLAS